Part of the Paenibacillus sp. FSL R7-0273 genome is shown below.
TACCCGCAACCTCATCAATCGTCTCCCACTTGTCACCCAGGGTATAACCCAGGTATACAAACAGCGCACTCCACGGAATGACGGCCAGTGTAGTCAGCAGCGTAAATTTGCCAAGCGGCATGCGTGAAATACCTGCAGGCACAGAGATCGCATGACGGACGACCGGAATGAACCGGGCGGTGAAAATAACACCGGTACCGTACTTTTTAAACCATTCCTCCGAGTGGTCGATATGCTTTTTGTTGATCAGAATATACTTTCCGTATTTCTCCAGCACCGGTCTTCCCCCGTAGCGGCCGATCCAGTACACAAAAATTTGCGCAATAACACCACCGATTGTACCAAAAATAATCGCTCCGAAGAAATTAATGTCGCCCTGGGAAACGAGATAGCCCCCGAACGCCAGCACGATTTCACTCGGAATAACCTCCAGCATCAGCCCGATCATAATCCCGAAATAACCAAGGCTCTGAATCCACTCAAACAGATGTGAGATCAGATCAGATATAACATGCAATTCCAGCCCTCCTCCCTTGTGCATACAAAATGTTAACTGCCGGAAATCCCGGCATTTTCTGCTCTATGTACCCGGCTTCTACTAGCTTATTCTAGCATATGCCTGCTTACAACTTCTAGTTGGGACACACAGCTGCATATCTGCCATTGACAATTACCGGAATACGTTAGATTATATATTTAGACATTTACCTAAATATCGAAAGGTTGGACAGAAGATGAATGAATCCTTTAAGGCGCTCGCCGATCCAACCCGCAGACAAATTATCCGGCTGCTGCGTGAGAAGGACCGGACCGCCGGAGAGATCGCCGATTATTTTCAGATGACCAAGCCCAGCATCTCCCATCACTTGAGCGCCCTTAAGCACGCAGGACTGGTACAGGATGAGCGCAAGGGGCAGTTTATTGTGTATTCACTCGATACGACTGTGCTCGAAGAGGTTCTGGGGTGGTTTCTGGAGCTGACCGGTACCGGGAAAAGCAGTGAGGCTAAGCTCCCGGCAGCCGGGGATCCCGTCCGTAAGCTTCAATCAGACAAGGAGGAATTGTGATGAAGGATTTTAAATGGAAATGGCAGGACACGCTGATCGTTATTCTCGGTGTGCTTGCACTCGGGTACGCACTGATTAATTACAGCAAACTGCCTGACCAGCTGCCTGCCCAATTCAGCATTACCGGAGAAGTGAACAGGTATTGGCCGAAAAGCTCAATTATTATCCAAGGTGTCCTCCTGGGCCTCGTTCTTCCGCTGGCTATGCAGTTCATCCGGCGGATTGATCCCAAGCAGGACAATTACAGCAAATTTACCGGGGCTTATAAAATGATCCGTCTGGCTATAGCCGTCATGATGGATGCTATGCTGGTGCTTGCTGTGGCCAAAGGACTGAATCCGGATTTTGCTGCAGGCAAGCTTGCCATTGCGGTCGTCGGGGTACTGTTCATCGCGCTGGGCAATTACATGCCGCAGATTAAAGACAACTATTTTACCGGCATCAAGACACCCTGGACGCTTGCGAGCCCTGAAGTGTGGCGGAAAACCCACCGTTTTTCCGGATACATGTGGGTGGCCGGGGGAGTAATGCTCGTGCTTGCTGCCTTTTTACCCCGGACGGTGTCCATCAGTCTCATCATCACCTCTCTGCTGATTGCTGTCATTGTCCCTTATGTTTACTCCTGGTTTATTACTCAGCGGATGAAGGCATAGGGCACTTGCTAGTCAAAAGCGTTTCCCGAAGCTTCATACGGCGCATTAACAGGGGAGGCTGCTGCAATTAGCCGATTCAGCTCCGCCCCCACCTCTTCGGCTTCAGATAAAAATGTAAACCCCCGGTCATTATGCGCCGGACCTTTATGGTGTTCATAAAGTGCCAGCAGCCGGTATCCCCTCATCAGCTCCTGCCCGGCAAATGCACTGGCTGCTGCCCTCTGCCGGTCACCCATCACCCAATAATGCTGCCCCATCTGCAGCATGCCCTTTGCTGCGCTCTCCCATTTGAAGGTATTAAACCTGTCCAAATCCAGGCTCCTTCTCATCCAGTACAATGCTCTCCCCGGATCACGGCCAACCAAATACGAATCTGCCAGCAGCCAGCTCAATCCGGCATCCTCCGGGGAATATTTAAGACTGCTGTGCAGAAGCCCTATCCGCTCCTTCTCCGGAAGCAGCGCCGCCAGCTGTATAGCTGTTCGGGGAGCATACGGATTGTAGCGCAGCGATTTCTGGAGCAGCACGCTCCGGGCCTCAGGATCTGAAGAACGGGCGGCCTGCCTGAACAAGGCCTCTCCCCTCCACAGCTTGAAGGAGCATCCGCCAAATATCAGACAAAAGCAGAGCGTAGCGATCAGTAATTCCCGCACTCCGGACCGCTGAACTGAAGTGCCGCTCTCTATAGGCCGCCGGCGGACTCCAGATGCCCCTTCCCGGTTAGCTAACCTGCGGGACGGCGACCCGGCCAGCGCTCTTGCTGCCAGCAGAAACAGCAGCAGCCAGAACAGCCCGTAGGTCCAGCTGAAATCCGCCGCCCCGTGCAGAAGGATTACAAGCATCGGCGGCAGCAGCCCCGGGGCGTTCCTGCCGGCTATATATAGTGCTACCAGCAGCATCAGCAGCAGAACGGCACTTCCGGCGATGCCGAGATTCAGCAGGAAATCGAGGTAGCCGCTGTGTACCTGGCTGCCGACATAGGGGCGGGACTGGGCGGCGAGGTACGCGCTGCGCCAGGTTTCGCCCCCCTGCCCCAGCCAGGGCGCTTCCCCCGCGAGGCGCAGGGCGTCGCGGTAGAACAGCCCGCGGGCGGCGGCCGTCGGGGACGGCCCGCTGATCCGCCCGCGCAGCAGTACCAGGACGGCGCTGCCCGCCGCCGTCCAGAGCCCCGCCGCCAGCAGCATGGCGGCGGGGTGCCTGCCCGCCGCGCGCCGGCTGCGGCGGCACAGCCACAGGCCGGCGAGCAGCGCGCCGGCCCAGCACCCGGCCAGCAGCAGCAGGCCGGGCAAGGGCTCTGCCGCCAGCCCGGTGCGGGCCAGCTGGCGGTAGAGCAGCGCCGCAGCAGCCGCAGGCGCGGCGGCGCACATAAGCAGCGGCACGGCAAGCTGCCGCTGCAGGAGCACTGCTGCTGCGGCGGCGCAGGCCGCAGCGAGCATGGCGCCGCGCGACTCGCTGAGCAGCAGCGCGGCGGCGTAAGGGAACAGAGGCAGCATGCGCAGCAGCTGCCTTGCGCGGAGCGGGCCGCGTGCCAATGTGCCCGCTGCGTCTTCATCAGCAGCGGCAGCTATAGCCCGCTCCAGCAGAAAGACGGCCATCACGGCACCGAAGGCATTCGGGTACTGGAGCAGTCCGGCCAGCCTCGCTCCGGTAACACTGACTGCCGGAGAAGCTGTGTAAGCAATAGCGAAGGGAACCGGCAGGCCGCCGCAGACTGCCAGCAGGCCGCTTAAGCAGATTGTCATTCCAAGCATCGTCCAGAGCGCTTCAAGAAACCGCACTCCCCGGCGGCTGCCTGCACACAGGGCGGCAAAAAAAGCAAAGCCCGCATACAAACCCCAGCGCAGCAGCTCATTGAGCGTGCCCAGCACTGATAACGGCTCCCGCAGCAGCTGAACGGCATATAGCGCCAAAATCAGCAGCAGACAGCCCGCCGCTACGAAGGCCGCATTACCGGTCCCGCGGACAATACCGGCATTGTCTGCCCGCTGACCTCCCTTCGCCTCTCCGGTACTATAGCTCAGCCTGCGCAGGAATGGAGCTGGTACAGAAGGTTTACTTATAGCGGGCTGGGCCGGACACGCGGGCACTCTAGCCTGCCGCCAGCCTGCAAACAGGCAGACAGCCGCAGCGGCCGCACACAGACCGAACCATAGTGTCATAAGCCCGTACATTTCTCTGGCAAAAAATAAGCCGCGCAGCACACAGGCCGCAGCCGCTGCAGCAGCGGTCAGTCCTGCCCCTCCCCATATCACAGCAGTCCTTAGCCTGCGGTTCATTTTATCCATACTCATCTCACCACTCCGGACATCCAGGATATCTGCCAGTATGTCCAGATTCGCCCGGCCGCAACGGAGGTCTGGCAGTCCCGGACCAAAACAAACAGCAGGACAGCCCTGCTCCAACCGGAGAAAAGCTGTCCTGCTCGTATCGCACTTATTTATCTTTGGGTCATCCGGGCGGCTGTCAGCCCTGTGCCGGAGACTCCCCGGGCAGCAGGTCCGCGCAGACGCGTTCCAGATAAGGCTTTGCCCCCAGAAAATCACGGAAGGCGCTGTATTCACGCCACTTGGCGGCTTTGTCCCCGCCGCCGGCTTTGACGGCGCGGATCAGAATGTTTTTGGGTGTATGCTCCATATCAATGAACTCCAGCAGCTGGCTGCGGTAGCCCATCAGCTCCAGCAGCTTGGCCCGGATCGCATCGGTGGCAAGCGCCGAGAAGCGCTCCTTGAGAATTCCGTGTGACAGCAGCGGATTCAGCACCTCATTCTCTACCTGGTTAAACAGCTCATGCTGGCAGCAGGGGACTGAAAGGATGACCGAGGCGCCCCAGCGGACCGCTTTTTCCAGCGCGGCATCCGTGGCGGTATCGCAGGCATGCAGAGTCACGACCATATCCACCTGATCCAGCTCGTTGTAATCCGCAATGTCGCCTACAAGGAACTTCAGCTGAGTATAGCCCAGCTTCGCAGCCAGCTGGCTGCAGTGGGCGATAACGTCCGCTTTCAGGTCCAGGCCGACAATATTCAGCTCCCGGCGCTCCCGGACGGCCAGGTAATGATACAAGGCAAATGTCAGGTACGATTTGCCGCAGCCGAAATCAACAATGGTTAAAGGCCGTCCGGCCGGCAGGTCGGCCAGCACATCCTCAACCATCTCCAGGAAACGGTTAATCTGGCGGAACTTATCGTATTTCTTGGCCAGCACCTTGCCTTCGCTGTTCATTATCCCCAGCTCGACCAGAAACGGAACAGGCTCTCCTTCATCCAGCACGTAGCGCTTCTTGCGGTTATGGGCCAGATCAGGCGCCTCCTCCTTGCTGGCAGATTTGGTCAGGATCGACACTTTGTACTTCTTGCTGATCAGCACCTGATAGTCTGCCTCAATGGTGCACACCAGCGCCTGGCGGAAGGTTGACCGCAGCAGGGACATCATCTCTGCGGCAGCTTCTTCAGCCGGAATGTTCCGGTGCTCAACCTTAGGTCCGGTAAAGTAGGCAAACTGGTAATGCAGCTTCCCTTTGAGCTCAACCGGCTTGACCTGCACCTTACTGTAGGCGACCTCGCCTTTACTGCGCAGTTGGCTTAAAGTAGCCGATATTAAGGTGCGGTTGTTAATCACCTGTACGATTAATGTATTTAAAGATTCCACGGGGTACATCTCACTTTCACATATTGAAATGGAGAACGGGTTCTCCTTAGTAGCCGTTATATTATAGCATGTCCAGCACATTGATATTATAAAAGACTGCAGCAGCCTGCTGTCTGCATTTTATAATTCCCTGGTTTCAGTAATCCTCTCCCACTCTGCCTGTCCCTGGCGGACTTCCTCCAGCGGCAGACCGCCAAGCTCCAGCGCCTCCGGCTCCTTAAGCAGCAGCCGCCGGTACAGTCCATGTCCTTCCGCAGCCACATCCGCCCCCTGCTCCCACAGCCGGTACAGGCTGTCCTCAGCCTTGGCATAACGCCCGTCAGACTCCAGATAGGGAAGCAGCAGCCGTTCTGTTTTGACCGGAAGCTGGTAGCCCTGTATGTTATCCAGCAGCTCTCCGATTTCCCCGGTCATCCCCAGCAGCTCCCGGTCAGCACCGTGCTGGTCTGCATAGAGGAATAAATGCAGGGAACGCATGTATCTCAGCATTGAAGCTTCCTTATTCCCGGCAGCCGCATAAATGCCGCCCTCCTCCTTAAGCAGCCGGGCTACACCCTGCAGCTTGTCGGACTCTATTACACCGCCCATGCGGAACATTTCGATCATGTCTTCCACGGATAGGG
Proteins encoded:
- a CDS encoding autorepressor SdpR family transcription factor → MNESFKALADPTRRQIIRLLREKDRTAGEIADYFQMTKPSISHHLSALKHAGLVQDERKGQFIVYSLDTTVLEEVLGWFLELTGTGKSSEAKLPAAGDPVRKLQSDKEEL
- a CDS encoding O-antigen ligase family protein, whose protein sequence is MSMDKMNRRLRTAVIWGGAGLTAAAAAAACVLRGLFFAREMYGLMTLWFGLCAAAAAVCLFAGWRQARVPACPAQPAISKPSVPAPFLRRLSYSTGEAKGGQRADNAGIVRGTGNAAFVAAGCLLLILALYAVQLLREPLSVLGTLNELLRWGLYAGFAFFAALCAGSRRGVRFLEALWTMLGMTICLSGLLAVCGGLPVPFAIAYTASPAVSVTGARLAGLLQYPNAFGAVMAVFLLERAIAAAADEDAAGTLARGPLRARQLLRMLPLFPYAAALLLSESRGAMLAAACAAAAAVLLQRQLAVPLLMCAAAPAAAAALLYRQLARTGLAAEPLPGLLLLAGCWAGALLAGLWLCRRSRRAAGRHPAAMLLAAGLWTAAGSAVLVLLRGRISGPSPTAAARGLFYRDALRLAGEAPWLGQGGETWRSAYLAAQSRPYVGSQVHSGYLDFLLNLGIAGSAVLLLMLLVALYIAGRNAPGLLPPMLVILLHGAADFSWTYGLFWLLLFLLAARALAGSPSRRLANREGASGVRRRPIESGTSVQRSGVRELLIATLCFCLIFGGCSFKLWRGEALFRQAARSSDPEARSVLLQKSLRYNPYAPRTAIQLAALLPEKERIGLLHSSLKYSPEDAGLSWLLADSYLVGRDPGRALYWMRRSLDLDRFNTFKWESAAKGMLQMGQHYWVMGDRQRAAASAFAGQELMRGYRLLALYEHHKGPAHNDRGFTFLSEAEEVGAELNRLIAAASPVNAPYEASGNAFD
- a CDS encoding DUF6483 family protein; this encodes MFRRDYIVRMIEDMTAMVAKVLTLKQEKKTTEALWEVDELFNRHFRLNSRLLNSLSVEDMIEMFRMGGVIESDKLQGVARLLKEEGGIYAAAGNKEASMLRYMRSLHLFLYADQHGADRELLGMTGEIGELLDNIQGYQLPVKTERLLLPYLESDGRYAKAEDSLYRLWEQGADVAAEGHGLYRRLLLKEPEALELGGLPLEEVRQGQAEWERITETREL
- a CDS encoding class I SAM-dependent methyltransferase, which encodes MYPVESLNTLIVQVINNRTLISATLSQLRSKGEVAYSKVQVKPVELKGKLHYQFAYFTGPKVEHRNIPAEEAAAEMMSLLRSTFRQALVCTIEADYQVLISKKYKVSILTKSASKEEAPDLAHNRKKRYVLDEGEPVPFLVELGIMNSEGKVLAKKYDKFRQINRFLEMVEDVLADLPAGRPLTIVDFGCGKSYLTFALYHYLAVRERRELNIVGLDLKADVIAHCSQLAAKLGYTQLKFLVGDIADYNELDQVDMVVTLHACDTATDAALEKAVRWGASVILSVPCCQHELFNQVENEVLNPLLSHGILKERFSALATDAIRAKLLELMGYRSQLLEFIDMEHTPKNILIRAVKAGGGDKAAKWREYSAFRDFLGAKPYLERVCADLLPGESPAQG
- a CDS encoding SdpI family protein, with amino-acid sequence MKDFKWKWQDTLIVILGVLALGYALINYSKLPDQLPAQFSITGEVNRYWPKSSIIIQGVLLGLVLPLAMQFIRRIDPKQDNYSKFTGAYKMIRLAIAVMMDAMLVLAVAKGLNPDFAAGKLAIAVVGVLFIALGNYMPQIKDNYFTGIKTPWTLASPEVWRKTHRFSGYMWVAGGVMLVLAAFLPRTVSISLIITSLLIAVIVPYVYSWFITQRMKA
- a CDS encoding DedA family protein, whose translation is MHVISDLISHLFEWIQSLGYFGIMIGLMLEVIPSEIVLAFGGYLVSQGDINFFGAIIFGTIGGVIAQIFVYWIGRYGGRPVLEKYGKYILINKKHIDHSEEWFKKYGTGVIFTARFIPVVRHAISVPAGISRMPLGKFTLLTTLAVIPWSALFVYLGYTLGDKWETIDEVAGKYTREILLVAIAVIIIYFLFKWYKSKKKGSAA